A portion of the Manihot esculenta cultivar AM560-2 chromosome 2, M.esculenta_v8, whole genome shotgun sequence genome contains these proteins:
- the LOC110609714 gene encoding armadillo repeat-containing protein 7 isoform X1: MFTNNRRQEERTGKYGTPRLQYLQELVSQFQSATDEETKERIVANLANFAYDPYNYAFLRQQLNVLELFIDCITEPNEKLVEFGVGGLCNSCADPANGAIVAQCGGIPLVIQCLSSPVRNTVNYAIAALYYLCNSSNKEEILKPEVIDCIKRFAAAEAVSINFSNLAKAFLDKHVSDKE, translated from the exons ATGTTTACAAATAATCGGAGGCAGGAAGAACGAACTGGAAAATATGGAACTCCAAGGCTCCAATACCTTCAG GAATTAGTGAGCCAGTTTCAGAGTGCAACTGATGAAG AAACCAAGGAGAGAATTGTTGCTAACTTGGCAAACTTTGCTTATGATCCTTACAATTATGCATTCTTACGCCAG CAGCTCAATGTTTTGGAACTCTTTATAGATTGCATAACAGAGCCAAATGAGAAGCTTGTAGAATTTGGGGTAGGGGGTCTATGCAATTCTTGTGCTG ATCCAGCAAATGGTGCAATTGTCGCTCAGTGTGGTGGTATACCCCTTGTTATCCAATGCTTATCAAGCCCAGTCAGAAATACA GTCAATTATGCTATTGCTGCTCTTTACTATCTTTGCAACTCATCTAACAAGGAAGAGATTCTAAAGCCAGAAGTTATAGATTGTATCAAGAGGTTTGCTGCAGCAGAAGCAGTAAGTATAAACTTTAGTAATCTGGCAAAAGCATTTCTTGACAAGCATGTCTCTGACAAAGAGTGA
- the LOC110608487 gene encoding pentatricopeptide repeat-containing protein At4g14170 encodes MHVASLFWARTKALLFNKLFSTTTSTNPQNSSLISHYFALLHSSPNLTHLRHLHARLIRTFLYDNVVLSSKLVLMYSHHNKLIPHSLSVFFHMPCRNIYSWNIIIGEFSRSCFPEKSLDLFLHMWRESHVRPDDFSLPLVLRACAGSGSVELGSSVHGLCVKTGWAVSLFVASALVFMYVTFGNLFYARVLFDGMSKRDAVLWTAMLAGYAQHGEPMFGLQVFRKMVDMDVKVDGVVMVSLLLVCGQLGWLKHGKSVHGWCLRNCLAFELSLGNAIVDMYVKCAALAYAHSVFDEMSERDVFSWSSLILGYGLSGNVSVALALFDQMHMGGIKPNDVTFLGVLSACAHGGLVEEARSYFKMIKDYGLVAGFKHYASMVDCLGRAGLLEEAERFMEDMPMEPDEAVLGAILAGCRVHNNVEVGERIAKKLIRLKPEKAGYYVLLSNMYAAAGRYDEAEIIRDLMKEKNVSKVPGYSLIESKSSFPLSQNEDLDFLEV; translated from the coding sequence ATGCACGTAGCTTCGCTATTCTGGGCAAGGACAAAGGCTCTTCTCTTCAATAAGCTCTTCTCCACCACCACTTCCACGAACCCTCAAAACAGTTCTCTCATTTCACACTATTTTGCCCTTCTTCACTCTTCCCCTAACCTAACCCATCTGCGCCACCTCCATGCTCGCTTAATCCGCACCTTCCTGTACGACAATGTAGTCCTCAGTTCTAAGCTGGTTTTGATGTACTCACATCACAACAAACTCATTCCTCATTCTCTCTCTGTTTTCTTTCACATGCCATGTAGAAATATCTACTCTTGGAACATCATTATTGGTGAGTTTTCTCGGTCGTGTTTTCCCGAGAAATCTTTAGACTTGTTTCTTCATATGTGGAGGGAATCCCATGTTCGACCCGATGACTTCTCGCTTCCTCTTGTTTTGCGGGCGTGTGCTGGTTCGGGATCTGTGGAACTAGGGAGTTCAGTGCATGGGTTGTGCGTGAAAACGGGTTGGGCCGTGAGTTTGTTTGTTGCATCGGCGTTGGTTTTTATGTACGTTACTTTTGGCAATTTGTTTTATGCTAGAGTGTTGTTTGATGGAATGTCTAAGAGAGATGCGGTGTTATGGACAGCAATGCTGGCTGGTTATGCTCAACATGGGGAACCAATGTTTGGATTGCAAGTTTTTAGGAAGATGGTTGATATGGATGTCAAGGTTGATGGGGTTGTTATGGTGAGCTTGCTTTTGGTGTGTGGTCAATTGGGGTGGTTAAAACACGGAAAAAGTGTTCATGGGTGGTGTCTTAGAAATTGCTTGGCATTCGAATTAAGCTTAGGGAACGCTATAGTTGATATGTATGTTAAATGTGCAGCACTAGCTTATGCGCACAGTGTTTTCGATGAAATGAGTGAAAGAGACGTGTTTTCTTGGAGCTCTTTGATTTTGGGTTACGGATTGAGCGGCAATGTTAGTGTTGCTTTGGCGCTTTTTGATCAGATGCATATGGGAGGGATTAAGCCCAATGATGTAACATTTCTTGGTGTCTTATCAGCGTGTGCCCATGGTGGCTTGGTGGAGGAAGCACGTTCCTACTTCAAAATGATCAAAGACTATGGACTGGTGGCTGGATTCAAACATTATGCTAGTATGGTTGATTGTCTAGGGAGAGCTGGGCTTTTGGAAGAGGCAGAGAGGTTTATGGAAGATATGCCCATGGAACCTGATGAAGCAGTGCTAGGTGCAATATTAGCGGGATGTAGAGTTCATAATAATGTTGAGGTTGGAGAACGAATTGCAAAGAAATTAATTAGGTTGAAGCCAGAGAAAGCTGGATATTATGTGCTCTTGTCCAACATGTATGCAGCAGCTGGTAGATATGACGAGGCTGAGATAATTAGAGACttgatgaaagaaaagaacGTCTCTAAGGTACCTGGGTATAGCTTGATTGAATCAAAGAGTTCTTTTCCTCTATCACAAAATGAAGatctggattttcttgaagtcTGA
- the LOC110609322 gene encoding cysteine proteinase inhibitor — protein MATLGGIKEVEGSANSVEIDNLARFAVDDYNKKQNALLEFKRVVSTKQQVVAGTMYYITLEVADGGQTKVYEAKVWEKPWLNFKEVQEFKPIGVAPSDSTA, from the exons ATGGCAACTTTAGGAGGTATTAAGGAAGTGGAGGGATCGGCCAACAGTGTTGAGATCGATAACCTAGCTCGTTTCGCCGTCGATGATTACAACAAGAAACAG AATGCGTTGCTGGAGTTTAAGAGAGTGGTGAGTACAAAGCAGCAGGTGGTGGCTGGGACCATGTACTATATTACTTTGGAGGTAGCTGATGGCGGTCAAACCAAAGTTTATGAGGCCAAGGTCTGGGAAAAGCCATGGTTGAATTTTAAGGAGGTCCAGGAATTCAAGCCAATTGGGGTTGCCCCTTCAGACTCTACCGCTTAG
- the LOC110609320 gene encoding xylose isomerase, giving the protein MKGGKVLLLLLFLNIIASGVIAGSPPTCPADHSSGCDDSDEWKGEFFPGIPKIKYEGPSSKNPLAFKWYKAEKTILGKKMKEWMRFSVAFWHTFRGTGGDPFGAPTKYWPWEDGTNSLAMAKRRMRANFEFLEKLGVDMWCFHDRDIAPEGKTLEESNANLDEIVALAKELQGTKIHPLWGTAQLFVHPRFMHGAATSSEVGVYAYAAAQVKKAMEVTHYLGGENYVFWGGREGYQSLLNTNMERELNHLARFMEAAVAYKKKIGFKGTLLIEPKPQEPTKHQYDWDAATAANFLRKYGLQGEFKLNIECNHATLSGHSCHHELETARIDGLLGNIDANSGDPQIGWDTDQFLMDVAEATMVMLSVIRNGGLAPGGFNFDAKLRRESTDVEDLFIAHIAGMDTLARGLRNAAKLIKEGALAELVRGRYESFDTEIGAQIEAGEANFELLEKKAIEWGEPNVPSAKQELAEMIFQASL; this is encoded by the exons ATGAAGGGTGGGAAGGTCTTGCTGCTTCTCCTTTTCTTGAATATAATCGCTTCTGGAGTG ATTGCTGGTAGTCCCCCAACATGCCCCGCTGATCATAGCAGTGGATGCGATGATTCAGATGAATGGAAAGGGGAATTTTTCCCTGGCATTCCAAAAATTAAGTATGAG GGTCCTTCTAGTAAAAATCCACTTGCATTCAAATGGTACAAAGCAGAAAAAACTATTCTTGGGAAGAAAATGAAG GAATGGATGAGGTTCAGTGTTGCATTTTGGCATACATTTCGTGGGACAGGAGGCGACCCATTTGGTGCACCAACTAAATATTGGCCCTGGGAGGATGGTACCAATTCACTGGCCATGGCCAAAAGGAGAA TGAGAGCCAATTTTGAGTTCCTTGAGAAGCTTGGAGTTGATATGTGGTGTTTCCACGATAGAGATATTGCACCAGAAGGCAAAACCCTGGAG GAAAGCAATGCAAACTTGGATGAAATCGTGGCCCTTGCTAAAGAACTTCAG GGAACCAAGATCCATCCTTTGTGGGGTACAGCTCAGTTGTTTGTCCATCCTCGATTTATGCATGGTGCTGCTACTAG TTCTGAAGTAGGTGTATATGCATATGCTGCAGCTCAAGTTAAGAAAGCAATGGAG GTCACACATTACTTAGGTGGAGAAAATTATGTCTTCTGGGGTGGTCGTGAGGGGTACCAGAGTCTCTTGAACACAAATATGGAAAGGGAGCTTAATCATTTG GCAAGGTTTATGGAAGCAGCTGTTGCTTACAAGAAGAAGATTGGATTCAAAG GGACTCTGCTGATTGAGCCTAAGCCCCAGGAACCTACCAAACACCA GTATGATTGGGATGCCGCAACAGCAGCTAATTTCCTCCGAAAATACGGACTTCAAg GAGAATTCAAGCTCAACATTGAGTGCAACCATGCCACTCTTTCTGGTCACAG CTGTCATCATGAGCTTGAAACTGCAAGAATCGATGGTTTGCTGGGAAATATAGATGCAAACTCTGGTGACCCTCAGATTG GATGGGATACAGATCAGTTCCTGATGGATGTTGCAGAGGCAACTATGGTTATGCTTAGTGTGATAAGAAAT GGAGGACTAGCGCCAGGAGGATTCAATTTTGATGCTAAATT gCGAAGAGAGAGTACTGATGTTGAGGACCTATTCATTGCTCATATTGCTGGAATGGATACTCTGGCTCGTGGACTAAGAAATGCTGCCAAGCTGATTAag GAGGGTGCTTTGGCTGAACTCGTTCGCGGGAGGTATGAGAGTTTTGACACAGAAATTGGAGCGCAAATAGAG GCTGGTGAGGCTAATTTTGAACTCCTTGAGAAGAAAGCCATTGAATGGGGAGAACCCAATGTTCCTTCTGCTAAGCag GAACTTGCAGAGATGATTTTCCAGGCTTCACTATAG
- the LOC110608473 gene encoding uncharacterized protein LOC110608473, with translation MSPASKYKSKDKKAGKEGQKASKSTGLSNAASGIPASAYNPLSGTFHALEMVPTSSASPLHANGRYQNIDETDDHFGGSLGAGVEYDSVSNNGSWSGESEDHKEKNAIVRQETIPGADNDKREKIRQKNERKHQRQKERRAQELHDRCSGYLMSRKLEALAQKLVVMGFSHERATVALILNEGKVEESVSWLFEGGEDADKHQDQNIGGANLKIDISEELARMTDMEIRYKCNRQEVERAVVAAEGDLDKAAESLRELKLDPPTGPPKPEETGDPPTVSNGKLSVSVSPNMVGQQQKPNPPSIIPQKRDDKDFNYTKTVVSVAGSPESGSKNLQSLKRLQPKLEWAKPQQTAVPAEKRWPSAASSPPVSYPLASPLQASTLPAKTEARFVAVGSEYKKVHLGTVREPVIMMQRPQSLNAKQVPATSISSPSGTAASWHPSNSVDIVKSNGLMPHIPSTRNLSPNNLNSNQMFHQLHYQQQQHFVPGSGPGDSPGTSRGNGLWNRLGVSPTLAAASSLGLFSGLGGPAGSSGASSPVDWSTAGSMTQLDYTSIDWSLDRNISFPRPSGLCLGPCSLKNGTQIYDSSATSTGAKLAMKTAANGNGVRIPGLQEGGVVTETSAANSHEWTSPFEGKDLFSLPRQFVSSPSL, from the coding sequence ATGTCTCCAGCATCAAAATACAAGTCCAAGGACAAAAAGGCTGGCAAGGAGGGCCAGAAAGCTTCAAAGTCTACTGGGCTTTCTAATGCAGCTAGTGGTATACCAGCTAGTGCATACAATCCTCTTTCTGGAACATTTCATGCACtggaaatggtaccaacatcctCTGCTTCACCTCTGCATGCTAATGGTCGGTACCAGAACATAGATGAGACAGATGATCACTTTGGTGGTTCACTTGGAGCTGGGGTTGAGTATGATTCTGTTTCAAATAATGGCAGCTGGTCTGGTGAGTCAGAAGATCATAAAGAGAAGAATGCCATTGTTCGGCAGGAAACAATCCCAGGAGCTGACAATGACAAAAGGGAAAAAATCCGTCAAAAGAATGAAAGGAAGCATCAGCGTCAAAAAGAGAGAAGAGCCCAGGAATTGCATGATCGGTGCAGTGGTTATCTCATGTCAAGAAAGCTAGAAGCGCTTGCTCAAAAGCTTGTTGTGATGGGATTTTCGCATGAGCGGGCTACAGTGGCTCTAATATTAAATGAAGGTAAAGTAGAAGAATCTGTTTCATGGCTATTTGAAGGGGGTGAAGATGCAGACAAGCACCAGGATCAAAACATTGGTGGGGCTAATTTGAAAATTGACATATCGGAAGAGCTTGCTCGAATGACTGATATGGAAATAAGATACAAGTGCAACAGGCAGGAGGTTGAAAGGGCTGTGGTTGCCGCTGAAGGTGATCTTGATAAGGCAGCAGAAAGTTTAAGAGAACTGAAGCTAGATCCACCTACTGGTCCCCCAAAGCCAGAAGAAACTGGTGATCCTCCAACAGTCAGTAACGGTAAGCTTTCAGTTTCAGTAAGCCCGAATATGGTGGGACAACAACAGAAACCCAATCCACCTTCTATAATACCACAAAAAAGGGATGACAAAGATTTTAATTACACAAAGACAGTGGTTTCAGTAGCAGGATCTCCAGAATCTGGGAGTAAAAATCTGCAGTCTCTAAAGAGATTGCAACCAAAGTTGGAGTGGGCAAAACCTCAGCAAACTGCAGTGCCTGCTGAGAAACGATGGCCAAGTGCAGCATCAAGTCCGCCTGTTTCTTATCCTTTGGCATCACCTTTGCAAGCCTCAACTTTGCCAGCCAAGACAGAAGCACGTTTTGTGGCTGTTGGAAGTGAATATAAGAAAGTTCACCTAGGGACGGTTAGGGAACCGGTCATCATGATGCAAAGACCTCAATCTCTGAATGCAAAGCAGGTTCCAGCTACAAGCATAAGTTCCCCTTCTGGGACAGCTGCCAGTTGGCATCCTTCTAATAGTGTTGATATTGTGAAATCCAATGGCTTGATGCCTCATATTCCCAGCACAAGAAACCTCAGTCCAAACAATCTGAATTCAAATCAGATGTTCCATCAACTTCATTATCAACAACAGCAACACTTCGTTCCAGGCAGTGGTCCTGGGGATTCTCCTGGAACCAGCCGAGGAAATGGCTTGTGGAATAGATTAGGTGTATCGCCTACACTTGCTGCTGCTTCATCTCTTGGACTCTTCTCTGGGTTGGGTGGCCCTGCTGGTTCATCAGGTGCATCTTCTCCAGTTGACTGGAGTACTGCTGGCTCTATGACCCAGTTAGATTACACCAGCATAGACTGGAGTTTGGATCGAAATATTTCCTTTCCAAGGCCTAGTGGATTGTGTTTGGGGCCATGTTCTTTAAAAAATGGCACCCAGATATATGATTCAAGTGCTACTAGCACGGGTGCTAAGCTGGCAATGAAAACAGCAGCAAATGGGAATGGTGTACGCATTCCAGGATTGCAGGAGGGTGGAGTGGTCACAGAAACATCTGCAGCTAATTCTCATGAATGGACATCCCCATTTGAAGGGAAAGATCTCTTTAGTTTACCTAGACAGTTTGTTTCATCTCCCTCACTCTAG
- the LOC110609714 gene encoding armadillo repeat-containing protein 7 isoform X2: protein MFTNNRRQEERTGKYGTPRLQYLQELVSQFQSATDEETKERIVANLANFAYDPYNYAFLRQLNVLELFIDCITEPNEKLVEFGVGGLCNSCADPANGAIVAQCGGIPLVIQCLSSPVRNTVNYAIAALYYLCNSSNKEEILKPEVIDCIKRFAAAEAVSINFSNLAKAFLDKHVSDKE, encoded by the exons ATGTTTACAAATAATCGGAGGCAGGAAGAACGAACTGGAAAATATGGAACTCCAAGGCTCCAATACCTTCAG GAATTAGTGAGCCAGTTTCAGAGTGCAACTGATGAAG AAACCAAGGAGAGAATTGTTGCTAACTTGGCAAACTTTGCTTATGATCCTTACAATTATGCATTCTTACGCCAG CTCAATGTTTTGGAACTCTTTATAGATTGCATAACAGAGCCAAATGAGAAGCTTGTAGAATTTGGGGTAGGGGGTCTATGCAATTCTTGTGCTG ATCCAGCAAATGGTGCAATTGTCGCTCAGTGTGGTGGTATACCCCTTGTTATCCAATGCTTATCAAGCCCAGTCAGAAATACA GTCAATTATGCTATTGCTGCTCTTTACTATCTTTGCAACTCATCTAACAAGGAAGAGATTCTAAAGCCAGAAGTTATAGATTGTATCAAGAGGTTTGCTGCAGCAGAAGCAGTAAGTATAAACTTTAGTAATCTGGCAAAAGCATTTCTTGACAAGCATGTCTCTGACAAAGAGTGA
- the LOC110609714 gene encoding armadillo repeat-containing protein 7 isoform X3, which translates to MFTNNRRQEERTGKYGTPRLQYLQELVSQFQSATDEETKERIVANLANFAYDPYNYAFLRQQLNVLELFIDCITEPNEKLVEFGVGGLCNSCADPANGAIVAQCGGIPLVIQCLSSPVRNTVCDWFHLLASKLPLKHGNLPWDLNRRIHI; encoded by the exons ATGTTTACAAATAATCGGAGGCAGGAAGAACGAACTGGAAAATATGGAACTCCAAGGCTCCAATACCTTCAG GAATTAGTGAGCCAGTTTCAGAGTGCAACTGATGAAG AAACCAAGGAGAGAATTGTTGCTAACTTGGCAAACTTTGCTTATGATCCTTACAATTATGCATTCTTACGCCAG CAGCTCAATGTTTTGGAACTCTTTATAGATTGCATAACAGAGCCAAATGAGAAGCTTGTAGAATTTGGGGTAGGGGGTCTATGCAATTCTTGTGCTG ATCCAGCAAATGGTGCAATTGTCGCTCAGTGTGGTGGTATACCCCTTGTTATCCAATGCTTATCAAGCCCAGTCAGAAATACAGTATGTGATTGGTTTCACCTGCTTGCCTCAAAACTtccattgaaacatggaaattTACCTTGGGACTTAAATAGGAGAATACACATTTAG